One segment of Manduca sexta isolate Smith_Timp_Sample1 chromosome 27, JHU_Msex_v1.0, whole genome shotgun sequence DNA contains the following:
- the LOC115441421 gene encoding UDP-sugar transporter UST74c, whose translation MSVHSVLEEAEAADRAQLAKKVFSAAFYALASFMITVVNKTVLTTFAFPSYQVLGLGQMIATIVVLWVGRSAKLVQFPPLDSGIARRIWPLPLIYLGNMATGLGGTKELSLPMFTALRRFSILMTMILEMLVLGIKPSWPVQASVLAMVGGALLAAADDVTYSVSGYTLVLLNDAFTAANGVYMKKKLDAKDLGKYGLMYYNALFMLVPAALVAWQTGDLKRSAEYTQWNNMLFLTQFLMSCIMGFVLSYSVMLCTQYNSALTTTIIGCLKNILVTYLGMVIGGDYVFTFLNFIGLNISVLASLLYTYVTFKRKPTPAYMLVNNTKVDTV comes from the coding sequence ATGTCTGTACACAGCGTCCTGGAGGAGGCCGAGGCGGCGGACCGGGCCCAGCTGGCGAAGAAAGTGTTCAGCGCGGCGTTTTACGCACTCGCGTCCTTCATGATTACTGTTGTCAACAAGACGGTGCTGACCACGTTTGCGTTCCCCTCGTATCAAGTGCTCGGGCTCGGCCAGATGATCGCGACCATCGTGGTGCTGTGGGTAGGCCGCTCGGCCAAGCTGGTGCAGTTCCCGCCGCTCGACTCTGGCATTGCACGGCGCATTTGGCCGCTACCGCTCATCTACTTGGGAAACATGGCCACCGGCCTCGGGGGCACGAAGGAGCTCAGCCTGCCGATGTTCACCGCGCTGCGACGCTTCAGTATCCTTATGACTATGATACTGGAGATGTTGGTGCTGGGAATCAAACCTTCATGGCCGGTACAAGCAAGTGTTCTGGCCATGGTGGGAGGTGCTTTGCTGGCGGCCGCTGATGACGTCACGTACTCCGTCTCTGGCTACACGCTTGTACTCCTAAATGATGCATTCACAGCTGCTAACGGTGTGTACATGAAAAAGAAACTGGATGCGAAAGATCTTGGCAAGTATGGTCTTATGTATTACAATGCATTGTTCATGTTAGTGCCAGCTGCTTTGGTGGCGTGGCAAACTGGTGACCTCAAACGATCTGCAGAATACACACAATGGAACAACATGTTATTCTTAACCCAATTTTTGATGTCTTGCATAATGGGTTTTGTGCTGTCATACAGTGTGATGCTGTGTACTCAGTACAACAGTGCACTAACTACAACCATCATCGGCTGCCTTAAAAACATTCTTGTGACATATTTAGGGATGGTGATTGGTGGAGACTATGTGTTtacgtttttaaatttcataggGCTTAACATCAGTGTACTGGCAAGTCTGTTGTATACATATGTTACATTCAAGAGGAAGCCTACGCCAGCTTACATGCTTGTGAACAATACCAAGGTTGATACCGTATAG